A window of the Peromyscus leucopus breed LL Stock chromosome 22, UCI_PerLeu_2.1, whole genome shotgun sequence genome harbors these coding sequences:
- the Rad51ap2 gene encoding RAD51-associated protein 2, whose translation MSLSRPEWPAGPARPVTSERPPEDPAAASPSSQRPGPEEAAGGGGVSEAGWPLLVVPRLSEVEKAWEWSPRPFAAFLVPKNPPGSSARGRRRCGLGWQDGTFQTQSGWRSGSSGRVACSRAPGRSPGPGLQGREALGVLRGGRAEASHFPTDTSSMPRVQSVKHEPEELPVRGEDTLLKEKNSVRQPGNPLPDVTVSEETKSTLHDTKGRRKVDSVVTPEKKENSVSSSTLKIPKFQNQACLESAKPSSFRDNITIIYPEFPRDLNSNMSFVYLKEIAKKKNDKTEAYVRDFTTICWSQNRPDAKKQKLQDDKKNVCVENCFSEYYESHHQSLTVEGKIDSIDLNYYHHSSIECDVRDSEKNFTLTVDVNREGTERTLDSYIPTRQEGFQSWDYNRSVLKRKRGNDWILNNFRIICETMKKVGEILSLAKLLETDLLNKGDYHNAKVRDVHEQHSKTLMVGTVGNSPNFIEVVWFNGEGKNANILQLRYYTIQKYISKNKDNNTLTCHQTPHFIFKFVFEDVFNVRQLGTLLSQNTMHSDQMNAMAITQELSLENLLGEIEWKIYGFILKKDVKATESSRSCQAHKAIDIEKEEDSSPPIDRVSLVQLASRVSKNVNVEETESANQNNGTKTKEDGGILQESELANSKHFHPENDSTLYADHQFESDSSRENNECFQGLTAQCLSTETLPTAEDFEMKSKFDLVLEELRMFHEISKENEIPSTAETNIRKENYFGESNDIKEARMEIEKDLEMVETNKRNASSLPLDLKADPNKHKRHQGLFNWKTIPTHGGQVVPNAYCPRSEEELLHSTSEEDYKKPFPRSPAFFPDECKIEKCNYLLKGGSHFSHGISRVQPLKTCSRPIRVGLSRRARLKQLHPYLK comes from the exons ATGTCTCTCTCGCGCCCCGAGTGGCCTGCGGGGCCTGCCCGGCCTGTCACCTCAGAACGGCCTCCTGAGGACCCCGCTGCGGCGTCCCCCAGCAGCCAGCGGCCCGGTCCGGAGGAGGctgccggcggcggcggcgtctcTGAGGCGGGATGGCCGCTGCTGGTGGTGCCTCGCTTGTCTGAGGTAGAAAAGGCCTGGGAGTGGTCGCCCAGACCCTTCGCGGCGTTCCTCGTTCCAAAGAACCCTCCGGGGAGCTCGGCCAGGGGGAGGCGGCGGTGTGGCCTGGGGTGGCAGGACGGAACGTTCCAGACGCAGAGCGGTTGGCGGTCTGGAAGCTCAGGAAGAGTAGCTTGTTCGAGGGCTCCAGGAAGGTCTCCTGGACCAGGGCTGCAGGGCAGGGAGGCTCTGGGGGTGCTTCGTGGTGGCCGAGCCGAAGCGAGTCACTTTCCGACCGACACCTCCTCCATGCCCCGGGTCCAAAGTGTCAAACACGAGCCCGAAGAACTCCCTGTCCGAGGGGAGGACACTCttctgaaagaaaagaattctgtGAGACAGCCAGGAAACCCACTTCCAGATGTTACAGTTTCTGAGGAAACTAAGTCAACATTACATGACACTAAGGGCAGACGTAAAGTGGACAGTGTCGTAACcccagagaaaaaagaaaacagcgtTTCATCATCTACGCTAAAAATACCAAAATTTCAAAACCAGGCCTGCTTGGAAAGCGCCAAACCTAGCTCTTTTAGAGATAACATCACAATAATTTACCCCGAGTTTCCAAGGGATTTAAATAGCAACATGTCCTTTGTCTATTTAAaggaaatagcaaagaaaaagaatgacaaaACTGAGGCATATGTTAGGGATTTCACAACCATTTGCTGGTCCCAAAATAGACCTGATGCTAAGAAACAAAAGTTACAGgatgataaaaaaaatgtatgtgtggaAAACTGTTTTTCTGAGTATTATGAAAGTCACCACCAGTCACTCACTGTTGAAGGGAAAATAGACTCGATCGATTTAAACTACTATCACCACAGTAGTATTGAGTGTGATGTAAGAGACTCTGAAAAGAATTTCACTCTAACAGTAGATGTGAATAGGGAGGGAACAGAAAGGACTCTAGACTCTTACATACCTACCAGACAAGAAGGATTTCAAAGCTGGGACTATAACAGATCTGttttgaaaaggaagagaggaaatgattgGATATTGAACAATTTTAGGATTATCTGTGAAACTAtgaaaaaagttggagaaattttGAGTTTGGCAAAGTTGCTAGAGACTGACCTTTTAAACAAGGGAGATTATCACAATGCAAAAGTCAGGGATGTACATGAACAACACTCAAAGACGCTGATGGTAGGAACTGTGGGTAATTCCCCCAATTTTATAGAGGTTGTTTGGTTTAATGGTGAAGGCAAAAATGCCAATATACTACAGCTGAGGTACTATACTATACAAAAAtacatttccaaaaataaagacaataataCTTTAACCTGCCATCAGACCCCTCACTTCATTTTTAAGTTCGTATTTGAAGATGTCTTTAATGTTAGGCAATTGGGCACATTGTTAAGCCAAAATACAATGCACAGTGACCAGATGAATGCTATGGCGATAACTCAGGAGCTCAGCTTGGAGAACTTGTTAGGTGAAATAGAATGGAAAATATATGGTTTTATTCTGAAGAAGGATGTAAAGGCCACAGAAAGTTCAAGGAGTTGCCAAGCTCATAAAGCTATCGAcatagagaaggaagaggataGCTCTCCTCCAATTGACAGAGTGTCTTTAGTGCAGTTAGCTTCACGAGTGAGTAAGAATGTAAATGTGGAAGAAACTGAATCTGCTAATCAAAATAATGGAACTAAAACAAAAGAGGATGGAGGTATTTTGCAAGAAAGCGAGTTAGCTAATTCAAAGCATTTTCATCCAGAGAATGACTCTACATTATATGCTGATCATCAGTTTGAAAGTGATTCAAGTAGAGAGAACAATGAATGTTTTCAGGGCTTAACTGCTCAATGTTTATCAACAGAAACTCTGCCAACAGCAGAAGATTTCGAGATGAAGAGTAAATTTGATTTAGTACTTGAAGAGCTTCGTATGTTTCATGAAATTagtaaggaaaatgaaattcCAAGTACAGCGGAAACAAACATTAGGAAAGAAAATTACTTTGGAGAAAGTAATGATATTAAGGAGGCAAGAATGGAGATAGAAAAAGATTTGGAAATGGTTGAAACCAATAAAAGAAATGCATCTTCTTTGCCACTCGATTTGAAAGCAGACCCCAACAAACATAAAAGGCACCAAGGTTTATTTAATTGGAAAACAATACCTACTCATGGAGGACAGGTAGTTCCCAATGCGTATTGTCCAAGATCAGAGGAAGAACTCCTCCATTCTACTTCTGAGGAAG ATTATAAGAAACCCTTCCCTAGAAGTCCTGCGTTTTTTCCTGATGAATGTAAAATAGAAAAGTGCAATTATTTATTGAAGGGAG GCAGCCATTTCTCACATGGCATTTCCAGAGTGCAGCCTCTTAAGACGTGCAGCCGCCCAATTAGAGTCGGCTTGTCCAGAAGAGCTAGGCTGAAACAACTCCATCCTTATCTGAAATGA